One part of the Arthrobacter sp. EM1 genome encodes these proteins:
- the pstS gene encoding phosphate ABC transporter substrate-binding protein PstS, whose product MKALRFGRNAAIAVIAVGALALTACGSDNATGTAQSAAPSASGPKVTGTLTGIGSSAQGAAMDVWKTSFASANQGATVQYSPDGSGAGRKAILDGSAQFAGSDAYLKDDELASSKTQCGPEGALNIPVYISPIAVAYNLPEVKELKLDAPTVAKIFRGEVAKWNDPAIAALNPDATLPDLKVTPVHRSDDSGTTSNFTDYLAAAAPEAWTDKAAGIWPAALQGENAKGTSGVVKTVTDTPGAVTYADDSAVSGKLGTAQIKVGGSFTKISADAAAKAVDAGTPVAGRNASDLSIKLDRKTTIEGAYPIVLVSFHVVCTSYEKQETVDLVKAFEKYVVSDAGQKAAAESAKSAPLSKTLQDKALKSIEAIKVKS is encoded by the coding sequence GTGAAGGCACTCCGTTTCGGCCGCAACGCGGCTATCGCTGTCATCGCCGTTGGCGCTCTCGCGCTGACCGCATGTGGTTCGGACAACGCAACCGGCACCGCCCAGTCCGCCGCTCCGTCCGCTTCGGGCCCCAAGGTTACGGGCACCCTGACGGGTATCGGTTCCTCCGCGCAGGGCGCTGCCATGGATGTGTGGAAAACCAGTTTTGCCTCGGCAAACCAGGGCGCCACGGTGCAGTACTCCCCGGACGGTTCCGGTGCCGGCCGCAAGGCCATCCTGGACGGCTCCGCGCAGTTCGCCGGCTCCGACGCCTACCTCAAGGACGATGAGCTTGCCTCGTCCAAGACCCAGTGCGGTCCCGAGGGTGCGCTGAACATCCCCGTTTACATTTCCCCCATCGCGGTCGCCTACAACCTCCCCGAGGTCAAGGAACTGAAGCTGGACGCCCCGACTGTCGCCAAGATCTTCCGCGGTGAAGTGGCCAAGTGGAACGACCCGGCCATCGCCGCACTGAACCCGGACGCGACGCTCCCTGACCTCAAGGTCACCCCGGTGCACCGCTCGGATGACTCCGGCACCACGTCCAACTTCACGGATTACCTGGCCGCGGCCGCTCCCGAGGCCTGGACCGACAAGGCTGCCGGAATCTGGCCGGCCGCCCTGCAGGGCGAAAACGCCAAGGGCACCTCAGGCGTCGTGAAGACCGTCACGGACACCCCCGGCGCCGTAACCTACGCCGATGACTCCGCAGTAAGCGGCAAGCTCGGCACCGCGCAGATCAAGGTGGGCGGTTCGTTCACCAAGATCTCCGCCGACGCCGCGGCCAAGGCCGTCGACGCCGGTACTCCGGTTGCGGGGCGCAACGCCAGCGACCTGTCCATCAAGCTTGACCGCAAGACCACGATCGAAGGCGCCTACCCGATCGTGCTCGTGTCCTTCCACGTTGTCTGCACCAGCTACGAAAAGCAGGAAACCGTGGACCTGGTCAAGGCCTTCGAGAAGTACGTAGTCTCCGACGCCGGCCAGAAGGCCGCCGCCGAGTCCGCAAAGTCCGCCCCGCTGTCCAAGACGCTCCAGGACAAGGCCCTCAAGTCCATTGAGGCCATCAAGGTCAAGTCCTAG
- the pstC gene encoding phosphate ABC transporter permease subunit PstC has product MTTTSLTTSRGAGRAGDKVFSAATLAAGCLILAVLFGVALFLVIQAIPALVASPDKIQGGEGFFPYIWPIVIGTLIAAAIALVIATPVAIGVALFISHFAPRRFAAPLGYLIDLLAAIPSVVYGAWGAAFLSGTMTPVYQWLAKNAGWLPIFEGPASATGKTILTAGIVLAVMVLPIIASLTREIFLQTPKLHEEAALALGATRWEMIKMTVLPFARPGIISAIMLGLGRALGETMAVALVLSSGALTASLITSGNQTIAAEIALNFPEASGLKVSTLIAAGLVLFVITLGVNMIARWVIIRHKEFSGAN; this is encoded by the coding sequence GTGACCACCACCTCCCTGACCACGTCCCGGGGCGCAGGCCGCGCCGGCGACAAGGTCTTTTCCGCAGCCACCTTGGCCGCCGGGTGCCTGATCCTGGCCGTGCTCTTCGGGGTAGCGCTTTTCCTCGTTATCCAGGCTATCCCTGCCCTCGTGGCCTCCCCGGACAAGATCCAGGGCGGCGAAGGCTTCTTCCCGTACATCTGGCCGATCGTGATCGGCACGCTGATCGCAGCCGCTATTGCCCTGGTGATCGCCACCCCGGTAGCCATCGGCGTCGCTCTCTTCATCTCGCATTTCGCGCCGCGGCGCTTCGCCGCCCCGCTCGGTTACCTCATCGACCTGTTGGCCGCCATCCCTTCGGTGGTCTACGGCGCCTGGGGTGCGGCGTTCCTGTCCGGCACCATGACGCCGGTGTACCAGTGGCTGGCCAAGAACGCAGGCTGGCTGCCCATCTTCGAAGGCCCGGCGTCGGCAACCGGAAAGACCATCCTGACGGCCGGAATCGTCCTGGCGGTTATGGTGCTGCCGATCATTGCGTCCCTGACCCGCGAAATCTTCCTGCAGACCCCCAAGCTGCACGAGGAGGCGGCGCTGGCGCTCGGCGCCACCCGGTGGGAAATGATCAAGATGACGGTACTGCCCTTTGCCCGCCCTGGCATCATCAGCGCGATTATGCTCGGTCTCGGCCGCGCCTTGGGCGAAACGATGGCGGTGGCCCTCGTCCTGTCCTCCGGCGCCCTGACCGCCAGCCTGATCACCTCCGGAAACCAGACCATCGCTGCTGAAATCGCGCTGAACTTCCCGGAAGCCAGCGGATTGAAGGTCAGCACGCTCATCGCGGCAGGCTTGGTTCTCTTCGTTATCACCCTCGGCGTGAACATGATCGCCCGCTGGGTCATCATCCGGCACAAAGAATTCTCGGGAGCCAACTAA